The Montipora foliosa isolate CH-2021 chromosome 1, ASM3666993v2, whole genome shotgun sequence genome has a window encoding:
- the LOC137970959 gene encoding ATP-dependent DNA helicase pif1-like codes for MNVIFTKEQCEILEYASSGYNILITGQAGTGKSTMVNAFREDCKQRGLKVALVCSSGIACHVYERGIASTAHSYYALGAADMPSEKLILRAISDVRITEKLRKVVVVIWNEASMSSARMLELANALYHRVYECDGEEKHCF; via the coding sequence ATGAATGTGATCTTTACGAAAGAGCAATGTGAAATTTTAGAGTATGCAAGCTCTGGGTATAATATCCTTATCACCGGCCAAGCAGGAACGGGAAAGTCGACTATGGTAAACGCCTTTAGGGAAGATTGTAAGCAACGTGGTCTAAAAGTAGCGCTGGTTTGTTCGAGTGGAATTGCTTGTCATGTTTACGAGCGTGGTATCGCTTCAACAGCCCACTCGTACTATGCTCTTGGTGCTGCCGACATGCCATCTGAAAAGCTTATTCTTCGTGCAATAAGTGACGTTCGAATCACGGAAAAGCTTCGAAAAGTGGTTGTGGTGATTTGGAACGAAGCTAGTATGTCTAGTGCACGAATGTTAGAGCTTGCGAATGCCCTGTATCATCGAGTGTACGAATGCGATGGTGAAGAAAAGCACTGTTTCTGA